aaacaaaagtgtgacctccctgccaatctatccagcatttgatcaatgaagggaagtgggaagtggtctttccgggtggctagattcaactttcgataatccatgcaaattctccagcctgtgacggtTCTCGTTGGGATTAGTTCAATGTTGTCATTCTTCacaaccgtcatgccacccttcttaggcACACATGGAACTGGACTCACCCAGTTGCTGTCAGAGATTGAGAAAataattcccgcatctaaccactttatcacctccttcttcaccacttccttcatattTGGATTCAGCCTCCTctgatgttccctggaaggtttgtgcccttcttccagcagaattttatgcatgcagtAAGCGGGGCTGATCCCCTTGATGTCTGCCATGGTCTACCCAATGGCAGATTTGCACTCCTTCAATACCTGTAGAAGTTGTTggacctgcacatctaacaaaccagatgagataataacaggtagagTGGAGTCGGGtcccagaaattcatacctgatgTGGGTTGGCAGTGGCTTTAGTTCTAGCTTCGgtggttcttcaatggatggcttagctggaggagtttctctcttTCCTAAGTGTAGGGGCTCGAACTCTAGTTCtctatcccagaaccctctaccttccaatgccaacacccattctgcCAAGTCCTCACCATTCACTTCCTCCAAATTCGTCAAACATGCAGCGAGGGGATCCTCAATCGTCAACACTTCATCATCAGACTGTACGATTACATCCACagcatcaataagagagcaatttgCGAACTCACTTGGGCGCCTCATAGATTTCTACACATTGAATATAATCTCTTCGTCATTGAGCCTCATCTTAAGCTCCCCGGTCTCACAATCAATAAGAGCTCTCCCTGTGGCCAAGAAAGGTATTCCTAAGATGataggaatttcttcatccaccttgcaatccaatattacaaaatctgcagggaacacgaaTTTCCCCACATGAATAAGTACATCATCCAGGATCCCAAATGGACGCTTCACAGTCCTGTCAGCTAGCTGTAGCAATATAGAGGTGGATCTAGCTCTCCCAATGCCCAACCTCTTGTAAAtgaccaggggcataagattaatgCTGGCCCCTAAATCACAGAGTGCTTTCGCAAAAGCAAAGTTTTCAATTGTACATGGAATAGTAAAACTCCCTGGATCAGAGAGCTTTTCAGCAACAGGTCTAGTTACCACTGCACTGCACGTCTGAGTAAGTGTCACCGtagccaagtcttggaaatcaaattTCCGGGACATTAAGTCTTTCATCATTTTTGCGTATCCAGGCATCTCCTTTAAAGcttcaatcaatggaatatttaccttaATTTGCTTGAGCATCTCAAAGAACTTTTTGTAATGCTCCTCCTTTTGATGCTTGGCTAACCTCTGTGGAAATGGTGGAGGAGGGATTAACCCCGTTTTCACGGTTTAGGCTGCTCCCATTTCGCTCGCCGCTACTATGGGAATcgcttttgctttcttttcctcTGGCTACTAAGATGTTTCAGTTCGCCAGGTTGTCTCTTGCCTACCCATGGATTCAGCAGCAGTTCGAAAGGTTGCCCTATTCGGGAATCTCCGGATCTATTCCTAATCACTTGGGACTTTTCTTTCTCGGCTACTATCTCCACTACCGGCTCTTCAACTGCTTTAGCAACTTTCTCGGTCTCCTGCGGAGTATTCTTTTCTTCCTGAGCAGGCTGGACTGTCACATCTGTCAACCTTGTGGATTCATCCAGCTCCATGGATACCTGAATGAGTGTCTCAGCCTGTATATTATCGcgagctctctcttgctcttCGTTGAGATCCCTGCCGTTACGGAGACTCaccgccatcagctgcttcgggccCTGATCTTTAGGATTGATTTGGGTATCTGCAGGTAGCGTCCTTtgaggacgattgttcagagacattgaaatttggcccacttgcacttcaatatttttgatagctgcgtcatgtgcatctactctctcGTTTATCTTCGCAgtggacccaataacctgctgcatcattgcttcCAGTCTAGTAAACCCATCatcctgtcttccaccatgctgctgctgaGGAGGGTGGTACCCCTACTGTTGATTGTTGTACCCCTCTGGTCTAGGATATAGTGCCATGTTGTTggggggtctcatacctcccatgtttccgGAGTTATATTGTGGTTGAGGTGGTCTGTACTGCTGCAGAGTTTGCTGACCCCAGTTCTGATTTCCCTGTCTCTGACCCCCATAGTTAGCAACATAGTTCATATCTTCAGGGTGCTAATGATGATGATCAAGCTCTGTATTCCAAGgattaccaattggctgactaatacAAGATGTGCACAGGCCCtcattggtagtatctactatgtgtacctgctgcttctgccctgattcctccacctttttggtgaggatGCTCATTTGTGTCAGGAGAGTCGCTATATTTTCAGCCATAGTGTTTGAAGGATCAAGAGGAACTGAGTGCACCACTGGAGTGATGGGTGCATTCCTGGATGTCCATCCCAAATTCTGTGCCATTTTATCTAGTAAACTCTGACCTTCACTCCATGTCTTGCTCAGGAATGCCCCACCAGCTGAGGCATCCACAATATTCTTCAACCCATCTGACAGTCCCATATAAAATCGTTGTCCCAACATCTGTTCTGGAATACCATGATGTGGACACATAACCAACATTCCTTTGAACCTGCcccatgtttcatgcagtgtctccatcgGTTTCTGCTTGAAGCTCAcgatctcatcaatttgttgggcagttttgttgggtggatgaaacttGTTATGAAACTGCTTAACTAACGCATCCCACGTTGCTATAGaatttatggggagtgagtttagccaaacCTGTGCAGCTCCTGTCACCGAGAATGGGAACAATAATAGCCTGATAGCCTCTGGAGTGACAATGGGCTGCCTCTGGGTCTTGCAGATTGACAGGAAGTTCTTCAGGTGTTGCTGAGGATCATCAAGTTGTGTCCCAGAGAagagtcccttgttttgcaacaagtgcagcatgttatTTGTGATCTGGAATGACTCAGCTTGTATTGCGGGCACAACTATGGCAGTAGCCAAATTGTCAGATGTGGGATGTGCCCAGTCATACAGTGCACCCTCGGGCACTAGAGGTGCCGCTTCTTTGACATTCAAGTTGACTTGCTCATGCCTGCCGTTTCCGTTGGGGTCGATTGCGTCTCCCATGTCAATTTCGAATTTGTCTGTTTGTTGAGGTGGTTGAAGTCTTCTGTTGGCACGGTTCAATGCCCTGAATATTTTCTCAgggtctgagagtccttcaagtagTTCTCCAGTCCTGGTAGAATTTCTAGGCATACACATGTGCAAACAAGTCAACAACCGTCAAAAGTTTCAATCAAAAATTGGGTGTAGAGAAACTgcctacactaagaatttttgtatttatatcaatggtaattgataattccgttaactccccggcaacggcgccaaaactTGATCACGCCGAACTAtgtcttataaaaaggacaatgcggtcgttgcaaatataatccggtttacaagtccggagtcgaatcccacaaagagttaacctatcaatcacaatctttagacccactaaactcttcagaaccagcttcccaaatatttgaatcacaagttgatggtttctttagtaactaagattgcaagtaaaTTAAACAGGCTGTAAACTAAAACGCTAAAGTTGTAAACAATGATGAGATAAAGCTAAGGtaaagatttcccctattgatggagtCTCTTCTGTTTTATGATTCATACAAATGTACCAACacttctctatcaatcatgaacgctcgttttaccataaatctctcccgagtaatcacagtaatatactattgcactctcccgagatacactagctagctttaattaacacagttcacttaagattgcacccaaggcttcgttatccctaatcccgcctttaaacccgcagttatagattcctcttatactttaggagtggtgttattcaacaataacctaaatatgcactctctcccgagttatgcacactaaataggcacagctaattgaggatcctgtcaattaactacaacaagaacatagttgaataaataaagattgaaactagcaatttgtattcacataaacaagaagttcatcccccaataggttccatcaaaaccttagacaaaagatttagctactcataactatgggtaaacaaactaagataagatccatcataaactagcaatcaaaatcaaagaaaagaagaaagatgttttgggtgatctctcacaattgtttttcttgcca
The Nicotiana sylvestris chromosome 11, ASM39365v2, whole genome shotgun sequence DNA segment above includes these coding regions:
- the LOC104220148 gene encoding uncharacterized protein produces the protein MMQQVIGSTAKINERVDAHDAAIKNIEVQVGQISMSLNNRPQRTLPADTQINPKDQGPKQLMAVSLRNGRDLNEEQERARDNIQAETLIQVSMELDESTRLTDVTVQPAQEEKNTPQETEKVAKAVEEPVVEIVAEKEKSQVIRNRSGDSRIGQPFELLLNPWRLAKHQKEEHYKKFFEMLKQIKVNIPLIEALKEMPGYAKMMKDLMSRKFDFQDLATVTLTQTCSAVVTRPVAEKLSDPGSFTIPCTIENFAFAKALCDLGASINLMPLVIYKRLGIGRARSTSILLQLADRTVKRPFGILDDVLIHVGKFVFPADFVILDCKVDEEIPIILGIPFLATGRALIDCETGELKMRLNDEEIIFNV